The genomic segment TATCATTGCTGTTATCAGATCTTACAAGAAAAtgtcatgttaaataaaatatcacgCATCACCTGCTCCTCTGATGCTTCCGGTAAattaataggaaaaaaaaaaaacagtcagctGGAAAATAGGAGGCCAATGTAGCAGAAGAAAGTGACATTGactgcagttgtgatgcagctTTGTATTAAGTCACAACTGTTACAGAAGCCAAAAGCAAACACAGTGATGATGCCTCATTCACAGTCAACTCTATTAGTTAATAGCATTTTGGCTACAGGCAGTAAATAACTGGATCTGGACCATGAGAGCAAACCGCGATGAGCTGACACCCAAGTCTTCACTGTTTCTTCCCCctgtctctttctttcatttctctccTCCAAGTTCATCAGtcatgtgtgtgggtgttgcTTTCTTTGGGTGAGACTCCCAAAAACAACAAGAAGCTTCCCCACTAAAGAAAGCAATGAATGACTAACTGTGACTCATGAATAGATTCTCATCTTATAAGTTTTTGAGCTGGGACAGTAAGCATTCATCTCCCTGAGGCCCTGAGCAGGCTGTCACACACAGACTGAAGGCCTTTGGCTGAGCCACGCTGTCTAAATTTTGCGAGTCTCAACACAGAACTTTTTCATGCTCTATTTCACTCTCTAATCAACTAGTTAGGAAACTAGACAGCCAAGAGACATTTGTCTTCTTTGGCATGTTCTCTCATCAACCAAAACatttatctaaaaaataaaaaacactacaACATTTAAAGCCATTGCTTTTTCTGGGTATTAGAATGTGGAGCATATAGAACATGAATTTGGAAGAATGAACCCTCAGCTTCTTCCTCTGCCATGTCCCATTTAATCTCCTCAAGGGGATTGCGATGTCGTGGCAGGGCAAAGCAcaagcagcagaggagagaaaaaaaaagttacatatGCTAGATTTGACACTGAAAATTTGTAAAACTCTTAATGGAATTGGAGTTTAACTATTTGTAATTTGTATGCTAtttatttgaatacttttaatgttatgtgcacatttcagcactttgttcaactttgttgtttttaaagtgtgttataTTATAAAGTTGCAGCTGCTGTTAATGTAATTAGGTGCATTAAAATATTATGGCATTGTGTCAACTCcctatacccccccccccccccccccacaacaAGGAAATTGACACCACACAAGTGAAGCTAGTCAATCACGTGGCTTTAACAGAGCCAAGCTGTGCCATGCACTTGCCAACAAAGCCACAAAGTCCCTCTGTGACATATTAGTAGTAGAGTTTTAAGGCTAACTATGGAAAATGGTTGCAAATTCTACTTAATGTGAcatatttatttgcatataatAAACACATCCCATCACATCTCTTTGTACCAGGTATGATGATCCATCACCGCTCTACTGAGATGTACAGAATAGATCACTATCCTTGCAACAGACAGTTGGTTAAAGCCCCACACAGTGCAGCAACTCAACCCAGACATCTGGCTGGGGATACTGACAGCTCTGTGAAATCGTGAAATCCAAGCTGTGCTGCATGCATCTTACCACATAATCTAGATGATGTCTGTAGAGTAAACAGCAAGGGACAATGTGATCAATAAGTctgcatttctatttttaatatttgtatacATATTAATTTAGTATAAAAGCCAACTGGTTTCGAGCATGTTTAAGTCTGAGATTTACACAGGTTTGCTTCTATTTATAAATCAGCTTTAGTGTGACTGTCAGAAAAATCTAATCATCAAATGCTTTTATGACTTATGGATAATTATACATGAATACTGAAAGATTGGTGTTTGGTCCAGATGTGTTTTGCAGGATTTAGATTAAACATTAATTGATCAGGAAAAGGTTACATAAAatctttatgtgttttttattgttattgttattattattattttacacaaGTTCATAAATATTAGCATGGGAAgtccaaataaaactgaataatgaGTCATTGAAAAGATGGTGGTTTCTCTATAAACAGGAACAGAGGAGTCATGACGTTGTAAAACGGTTTGGTGGGGATGTTTGTGGGGAGATTCACTTGTGGTGAATCATCACAACgaataaatttgattaaaatttaaGTAAAGCTAAGTAAATGACAAGCATGTTACTACGTTCAGAAGACACTTGTACAGAATGACACCAAGCTAAATGTCTATCCTGTCATCGTTACTATTATCAcctaatattacaaaaaaaaaaaaacaaaaaaaaaaactgaaattgaTCTGCATCTGAACTTCTTTGAGGTAGTTCTGAAAATAATAGACAGACTGTGAAGACATGCAACCACACCAGAAAGATGTGGTAGGCCACATGCTTTATTCTCCCTGCAAGACGAGTAAGCACGCAGTAACGTCTGGAGattgcacattaaaaacaacgAAGCTGACCAGGGAATTTGGTCAACTATTACTCAGTGACTGAGAGAAATTTCACCGTCAGCTAGTGCTCTGACAGCCAACTCACAAAACTTGCCATTAAAATCACAgtgatttaatgtatttaaaccTACAAGACATTTCTACACAAATACATTTAGCGTACTGCACTTGTGATTGTAACGGACTAAGTTTGGTAGGTTAGCTGGCTAACGTTTAGCCGAAAGCTCATTCCAAGCAGATGACGTTTGCTAAGAAGATGCCAGTTAGCTCGCTTTTTCTCCAAAGGCAACCGTCTATACtactaatacattttttaaaccagtATGGCGACAGAGGCACCacatcatttataaataaatccaaGGCGTGACGTACCTATACATTGCCCCACGGGAGTGCTGTAAGGATTTCCAAGCAAGAACTCCATTTTGACAACAAACGATCCGCTTGAGAATGACAGAGGCTGAGGCCCAGAGGCGCTACGATTAAGCCCCGCCTACTGATTAGTTCTATTGGATGAACAGAATTAACTCTTCAATATGTTTGGCTGGAATCGATGGCAGTTACACTTAGCAACTGTTGCGTTCactaaatgcattttaattaaatgttttctacaTCGGTAAAGTATGACTAGAAATACCAAAAAACATACCGTAATATGTCAATATAAGATATTAAGATcactaatgaaaaataaagcacaTTAACTTACAAAATTCATAAAGGATATATTCAGTGCTGCGgacttatatatttatttatttattttcaagatAATAACTTGAGTAAATTAGCTGCAAAAATCTTCATGTCTGTAACTAACGATAATTTTAATACAGCTTTTTTTCATCAGTCAGGTTTGAAAAATATAATTCTGCAGCTGCAAGATAGttcttttttatctattaaataattttaacgCAGCCGCTTGAATGTACCTGAACGCAGCATAAAGTTAACCTGTTGCTATGTAACTGCGTGTAAACAAGAACGACGTTACTTTTCGTTTTATGTGGATAGCCGAGGGTACAAGGGTAAAAGGACTCTTTGACGTtggcaaaaataataattagacATTCCTATTGCCATTGGTAAGTAATAACGTTAGCTACTTGAGACTTTCGCATTATTCAGTTAAGGATAATGTTAACTAATGCTTACCTTTAGATGTATTGATTTTCCATTTTAACTGAATGAATCAATATGTCCTATCTTGCTGATTTGAACAGAGTGAATTGTAGACCAGTGCACCTTAAACACCATCAGCAACATGGATATGCCACCTACTTGCATTAATGAAGAGCTCCTGCAGAATGCTGTAAGCATAGAGAATCAGGTCAAGGAAGAATACGCTCTGAGTTttccaaagacagaaaaaatccACTACAGTGAAGTCCTGGATTTACATCTTGATTTCAAATGTGAGAGAACCTTTAAAATGTGCTATTAATAAGATCATGCATGAATATAAATTTTAGATAAGTGAGAGGTAATGTGTTTACAGACATCCTGAAGATTGACCTCTTAAATGATTTCACATCTCTGGTCAAGCTTGATCTGAAGAACAACCTAATAAAAGAGATTCAAGGCCTGGACTCTCTGATAAATTTGAAGTGCCTAAGTAAGATGAACTTTTGCATTCTAATCAGGGTTTCTTGTCAACATTCTGTCTGTGCTGTAGATCATATCATGTAAGATGTGGTAATAACtgtcattttaacatgttttttagaTTTGTCATTCAACAGAATCAAGAAAATTGAGGGTCTGGACTCCCTGCGGAAACTTGAATTGTTGAATTTGTCGAACAACAGAATCTCTCTTATTGAGAACATGGATACACTTGAGAACCTCAGTCTTTTCTTCATTGCAAACAACTTCATCAGTCAGTTGGACAATGTTAGGattttttcttatataaaaattatataaactgTGTATCTGTATTGCAAGCATTATTTAACCAATGTGTACTGTAGTTTAAGAATATAGTAATGCAGAATGTTAgtataaaataatgcaaatctGATACAATTCAAAGGTGCATTATCTGAAGAGGTTTAAGAAGTTGCTCAGAATCTACATGATTGGAAATCCTGTCACCAAGGAGGAAAATTACACATTGTTCATTGCTGCCTATTTTCCAAACTTGATATGGTTGGACGACATATTAATTGACCAGGAGATAGTAAGTATAGTCCACACAAATCCAAGCTGCAAATTAGTGTAGTCTTGTAACTTTTATACTCATCTTTCTGTGGAAGTAGCATATTgtaatcatttaattaaaagccATTCATGTTTGTTGAACCATTTTGATACTAAAAAAGGTAACTAAACCATGTATGTTTACAAATCGTTAGAGAGAAGAAGCATTCATCAAAAATCAATATACTCTTGAGAAAAGTAAGCTTGAAGAACAGCAGAAGCAAGAAGCTGACGAGGCTCATCGAAGCCAAGAAGCTGAGCTAAAGTTACACAAGGTGTGATAAAGTTTATGTTTGTTGCTGAAGTGTACATACCACATGATGTCacactaaagttttttttctcttttacaggATGCCTATGTGGAGTTTCTTAACGGCTCATGTCTGTTTAACAGCATGTTTAAAGATGATCCAGAGGCAGAGATATTACGCTGCACTCCAGGAGTGGCTCCTCTGCTTCAAACATATCCTTTGTTATCATAGTTTTCTAATTCACATtgatgtatttttctaaacaaacTGCACAACTTGAGCAAATCATTCCTTAAATTCTTTGACTCTGCACTTACATTTGAGGACCAATTGATGGAGCTGTGCACACAATTGTTCAACATAGGTTTGGCTGAGCACACACGCAGAGAAACAGAACTGAACTCTTTCTTCAGTAATCAGAATGAGGCTGAGAcacattacaaaaataaagcattacAGGTGCTGGAAAATTTTGATTCGCAGCATAATGAGGCAAGTGGAGAGGATaaatattagggctgggcgatatgaaccaaatcttatatctcaatattttttacgatatacaatatatatctcaatatatatgtattgttttgtcaagtaaccaaagagactgTTCTAATTTACAACCTTCGgtgctaaatacacttttattaaggatgaGCAGcatatgtgcattaaaacagctgactgaaattaaagtaactttatattaaattaaattttcctgaaacaaaataaatgaaaaatacttttcaataaccataacaaaaatacagctgtgcaaaatgcaaaagaaaagatgcgtttaactcaaaacaagccatCTCGATacaaacgatattccctccttctataaaGTCTCGATagatttgaaaatctcgatatattgcccagctcTAATAGATATTTTTCAAAAAGGgcctgtttgctttgttttgttaacataaatactgtaactaaaataatttaatagatGACAACTAATCTCCTGTGTTTTCACCTTTCTAGAGAACAGAAGAGTTGGAGCTGTTAGCAGACCCAGACACACTTAAGCTCAAGATCAACCACTGCAATGACGAAATCACCCAGTTCTGTAATAGCCTCTTGACGCTGGAATTTGAGCTGGACAATAAACTTGAGGTAAACGTGCCTTATCCAACAAAAAGTACACTAAGAAAAATTTATGTATAATTGAGCAGCTTTTAGGATTTCTAGATTCTATAGCTGTAGATTGAATAGTTTATTTTACTTGCTTTAGTTTCATATTTACGCTCAATGATGCTTTCTGTTCATTTTAGGAGGAAATTAAAAAGCTTGATGCTACCGTCACAGACATGGTGGGCAACTTCAGTGAAACTGCACTGGGAATatatccttttgtttttcttgttgtgtCAGCATAACAGCTTTGAATAATCTCCAGTAACACTGATTTGTTGCTAATTTCAACACATGCTAtagttaatatatttattagtgtattctGTTACAAAACTAGCTTAACTAATTAGACAATTGTgacaaaagaagataaaaaaaaaataattgttccTTTATAACAGCCCTAGATTTGTAATTCTTTGCTTTGTCCCAGTCAAATCTGAATGGAATAACGTGTAAATATTCAAACCAGCAGGTTGCCCGTTTTGCTTTGTCAGTACCATTATGTCCTCTGTGGATGACTTCTTTGACCCAATCATACATTTGCTCAGTGTCGAGATCTGGAGGATGATTATTTTCAGAAGGTGCGAGAAATTGCTGTTGCAACTCTGGAAAAAGTAGCCAAGGAAAACCAAGAAGAGGAGATGCCAGAGGATGTGATGATGGTCAGTGCTGCCCCTTTGAGACCAAATTATCTATACACTGTGGGCTTTCAATATTTTTACTAATGCTTTTGTGCAACCTGCTCTGCTTCGTCCAAACCAAGGCAAGGCAGATTTCTTTTTACAGTGTCTTTTAACAAGTCAATCAAAGTGACATTTCTTTTATAAGAAACTCAGGATGATATTAAAGcacatatttaaagaaataaatatttgtaagaacctttattaattttctacttttctaCCTCAGATATAATTGAGCATGAAGCCAACAGGCTATTACATCagatttaatcattttgtttttatttgtagctgtttacagacaaaaacacagtgATGGATGCGTTGGCCACAGGTCATGATAACCACCTGAAGATTATCAATGACCGAGAGAATCAGTTGGTTACACGTGTTAATGCCTGGAGAGTGGCTCTCATTAGAGGGGTAAGAAAATCAGAATCACTGGCACAAAATACCTAAGTTTATATTGAAGTACACATGACAAATGTGTATTCACCCACTCAGTCTGGTTATTTGAATTTCTTCTCTTTATGGATTACCACAGATTCGTGAAGAGGCACTTCAGTGGAACCACATGCATGTCTCAGATATTTACAGATACGCAGACCATTTGAGGAAGCAGCTGGAGAAgcattatcagtgaaacaaataTCTGTTCAAGTAAAATAATagatattttactatttatatttgtgtcacatgaaattaaataaatatcattacagttttccatcagtttctttctctgtgtattgaataaaaaaataaaaaaaatagtcgaaatagatagatagatagatagatagatagatagatagatagatagatagatagatagatagatagatagatatccAAGAGCCTATAGCATAAGATAGCATTGTattgacttatttatttatttatttatttagttggttatttatttatttgtttatttatttgttcatttatttattccagtTCCCCGGCTCCCTCtcgttcagaaaaaaaaacaaaacaataaactacAACTTCCAAAATGCACTTCGGTACACTATCCAATCAGCGTACAGGACCCAGTTTTAAGCCAATAAAATTCAAGGAAGCTGGAATCTCAAATACTGTCTCGCTGTGTGTTGCTCGTCAGACGACAGTGTACAGGTTTATCAATTAGAGCAAACTTTTGGGGCCTTGGGCTTTCTTCATTTTCCAAGTTGGTCCATCCTCCTCTGTCAGTACCTTTTCTTTTAATCGCAGTGGTCTGCCCGGTCTCAAAGTTAATGACGGTTGCTGACGGTGACTCTCTAGCGCTCATCATG from the Melanotaenia boesemani isolate fMelBoe1 chromosome 2, fMelBoe1.pri, whole genome shotgun sequence genome contains:
- the drc3 gene encoding dynein regulatory complex subunit 3 isoform X3 — translated: MDMPPTCINEELLQNAVSIENQVKEEYALSFPKTEKIHYSEVLDLHLDFKYILKIDLLNDFTSLVKLDLKNNLIKEIQGLDSLINLKCLNLSFNRIKKIEGLDSLRKLELLNLSNNRISLIENMDTLENLSLFFIANNFISQLDNVHYLKRFKKLLRIYMIGNPVTKEENYTLFIAAYFPNLIWLDDILIDQEILEEQQKQEADEAHRSQEAELKLHKDAYVEFLNGSCLFNSMFKDDPEAEILRCTPGVAPLLQTFEDQLMELCTQLFNIGLAEHTRRETELNSFFSNQNEAETHYKNKALQVLENFDSQHNERTEELELLADPDTLKLKINHCNDEITQFCNSLLTLEFELDNKLEEEIKKLDATVTDMVGNFSETALGIFAQCRDLEDDYFQKVREIAVATLEKVAKENQEEEMPEDVMMLFTDKNTVMDALATGHDNHLKIINDRENQLVTRVNAWRVALIRGIREEALQWNHMHVSDIYRYADHLRKQLEKHYQ
- the drc3 gene encoding dynein regulatory complex subunit 3 isoform X2, which codes for MDMPPTCINEELLQNAVSIENQVKEEYALSFPKTEKIHYSEVLDLHLDFKYILKIDLLNDFTSLVKLDLKNNLIKEIQGLDSLINLKCLNLSFNRIKKIEGLDSLRKLELLNLSNNRISLIENMDTLENLSLFFIANNFISQLDNVHYLKRFKKLLRIYMIGNPVTKEENYTLFIAAYFPNLIWLDDILIDQEIREEAFIKNQYTLEKSKLEEQQKQEADEAHRSQEAELKLHKDAYVEFLNGSCLFNSMFKDDPEAEILRCTPGVAPLLQTFEDQLMELCTQLFNIGLAEHTRRETELNSFFSNQNEAETHYKNKALQRTEELELLADPDTLKLKINHCNDEITQFCNSLLTLEFELDNKLEEEIKKLDATVTDMVGNFSETALGIFAQCRDLEDDYFQKVREIAVATLEKVAKENQEEEMPEDVMMLFTDKNTVMDALATGHDNHLKIINDRENQLVTRVNAWRVALIRGIREEALQWNHMHVSDIYRYADHLRKQLEKHYQ
- the drc3 gene encoding dynein regulatory complex subunit 3 isoform X1; translation: MDMPPTCINEELLQNAVSIENQVKEEYALSFPKTEKIHYSEVLDLHLDFKYILKIDLLNDFTSLVKLDLKNNLIKEIQGLDSLINLKCLNLSFNRIKKIEGLDSLRKLELLNLSNNRISLIENMDTLENLSLFFIANNFISQLDNVHYLKRFKKLLRIYMIGNPVTKEENYTLFIAAYFPNLIWLDDILIDQEIREEAFIKNQYTLEKSKLEEQQKQEADEAHRSQEAELKLHKDAYVEFLNGSCLFNSMFKDDPEAEILRCTPGVAPLLQTFEDQLMELCTQLFNIGLAEHTRRETELNSFFSNQNEAETHYKNKALQVLENFDSQHNERTEELELLADPDTLKLKINHCNDEITQFCNSLLTLEFELDNKLEEEIKKLDATVTDMVGNFSETALGIFAQCRDLEDDYFQKVREIAVATLEKVAKENQEEEMPEDVMMLFTDKNTVMDALATGHDNHLKIINDRENQLVTRVNAWRVALIRGIREEALQWNHMHVSDIYRYADHLRKQLEKHYQ